Within the Rhizobium favelukesii genome, the region AGATCAAGTCGGATAGCCGTGTGGCTCTGGAATGGCTAGTTTAGCTAGATGGCCCGGTGCTTTGGGCCCCGCGTGTTTCTCAAAGGGAGGTATGTCGCGCGCAGCTATTCCAACACTACTAGTACAAACCCGGTCTTAGTCTCGCAGTTCATGCGGGTGGAATGCGTTGGCACCAAGCCGAGGACTTCTCGCATTGGGGTCGGGCGCTGGGCCTCGCGAAAAATGGCTTCCTCATCGCGATCGCGCTGATTCGGCAGCATGATCCTCCCATCGGTATCGCGATCCTCGATATGGCTTGGATCGTGCTGCAGCATTGGGAGAGTATGGATGATGGCGCGACAGTGATTCATTGAAACAGATCATCGCATGGCCATCGCCATTACCCTTCAGCCGAGCCCTTAGCTCGGTCCATCCGCCCATCCGCTCGTTATGATTGAGACGCTGATTGTCCGCTCGCCTGGGTATGGCCCCGCGAAGGCGGCCGGATCAAAGACACCGTAGTTTATAGGCTCACCCTGCCATTGAGCGTTTCCCGCTTAACAACCGCTCTTCCCCACCTCTTTGACCGGCGGCATGATACTCAGGGCGGCTTCAAAGAGTAGGGGCGGAAGCATGACTTCAAAAATGAAGTCGTGTGTCAGTGCACCCGTTTCGAAACCCAGCACGGCAAGACCCTGCCCGGCAAGAACGTGGCCTACGCATAGGGAGACGCATGCGCCTGATCGCGACGAGAACAAGCTACGCCCAGGAAGCCAATGGTGTGTGTGAGAACGGTGTCCATTGTTCCGCGGTCGCCGCGCTGATGTCCGTCCTATGAATTCTCAGACCGGCTGGTTGGGTTGAGCGCCTTGAAGGCGAAAGCCGCTGCGGCCCCGCCCAGCAGTTCGGCAATGATGTAAAGCCACAGGCTGGACCACGGGAGCATATTTCGAATAGAGGCGCCGATGGCAACGGCCGGATTGAAGGCCGCGCCCGACACTTGCCCCACCGCGAAGGCGCCAGCCAGGACGGTAAAGCCGATCGCGAGACCAAAGTAGGAATTTCCGTCGGTTGCGTCAGCCGTAGCCACGTTCAAGACGACGTACACCAGCGCAAACGTGAAAAGGAACTCGGCCAGAAACGCCCCCAATACGGGGGCGACGAATGGGCTAACCGGCGCCCCTTTGAGAGCCAAGCCGACGATCCACGCCGCAACGACAGCCCCCAGCAGTTGCGCGCCCCAGTAAGGCAGCACGTCCGCGGCAGGAAACC harbors:
- a CDS encoding MIP/aquaporin family protein, producing MRRYAVEFIGTFFLVLTIGCTGMAAAPGVIAPLAIGSVLMVMIYAGGHISGAHYNPAVTLGVYLRGRFPAADVLPYWGAQLLGAVVAAWIVGLALKGAPVSPFVAPVLGAFLAEFLFTFALVYVVLNVATADATDGNSYFGLAIGFTVLAGAFAVGQVSGAAFNPAVAIGASIRNMLPWSSLWLYIIAELLGGAAAAFAFKALNPTSRSENS